One Candidatus Zixiibacteriota bacterium genomic window carries:
- the flgC gene encoding flagellar basal body rod protein FlgC has translation MGGIFHSIEVSSQGLTVQRLKMNVVAENIANAETTETTEGGPYRRKRVLVAEQKEPGSFESFLQQAQTPLAQTDPGHRPGKSLIIRDQLEMSSAKPREVTDPASSFKLVYDPTNPDADEQGYVKMPDVEIINEMVDMMSASRAYEANANAIAAAKQMARDAIEISGK, from the coding sequence ATGGGCGGCATATTCCATTCCATAGAAGTCTCATCCCAGGGTCTCACGGTCCAACGATTGAAAATGAACGTGGTGGCGGAGAATATCGCCAACGCCGAGACGACCGAAACGACCGAGGGTGGGCCGTACCGGCGCAAGCGCGTTCTGGTGGCGGAGCAGAAGGAGCCCGGGTCGTTCGAGTCATTTCTGCAACAGGCCCAAACACCGCTGGCGCAGACTGATCCTGGACATCGGCCGGGTAAGTCACTCATCATTCGAGACCAACTTGAGATGTCATCGGCCAAGCCACGCGAGGTCACCGATCCGGCCTCGAGTTTCAAGCTGGTGTATGATCCAACCAATCCGGATGCGGACGAACAAGGATACGTGAAAATGCCGGACGTGGAGATCATCAATGAGATGGTGGACATGATGTCGGCCAGCCGGGCGTATGAAGCGAATGCCAACGCGATCGCCGCCGCCAAACAGATGGCCAGAGATGCTATCGAGATATCGGGAAAGTGA
- the flgB gene encoding flagellar basal body rod protein FlgB: MDNKLTQFIFDKMAVPTFRKYLNLGSFRQKLISGNLANVATPGYESRDIDFQGEFNRLTAKSNHLAGTRTDVHHLPIGAHQERTPDVKEARIANGDMNSIDVDHEMAGMVQNQLAYSVAARLLQMKFAGLRNAIKSE, from the coding sequence ATGGACAACAAGCTGACGCAGTTCATTTTCGACAAGATGGCGGTGCCCACCTTTCGGAAATATCTCAATCTCGGCTCGTTTCGACAGAAACTCATCAGCGGCAATCTGGCCAACGTCGCCACGCCCGGCTATGAATCGCGCGATATCGATTTCCAGGGGGAGTTCAATCGCCTGACCGCCAAGTCCAACCATCTTGCGGGGACTCGCACCGATGTCCACCACTTGCCCATCGGAGCGCATCAGGAACGGACGCCGGATGTGAAAGAAGCACGGATCGCGAATGGCGATATGAACTCTATTGACGTGGATCACGAGATGGCCGGCATGGTGCAGAACCAACTGGCGTACTCGGTGGCGGCGCGGCTGCTCCAGATGAAGTTCGCCGGTCTTCGCAACGCGATAAAGAGCGAATAA
- a CDS encoding flagellar motor protein MotB: MRRTRKKHDGHENLERWLLTYADLITLLLAFFVVMYSMSQIDAKKFGKMAEALQGVLKGGDQLVKRPAEKSKTGHGVLKLGDLNMIQKQLAERFKEVNRQNEFKAEITERGLVVHIMESALFKEASANLELRAVEMLDLIAGKISGLPNHIRIEGHTDDRPISTIQYPSNWELSSARATSVVRFFVDEGAVKPDQISALGYGEYRPVRPNNSIENRAQNRRVDIVILTMEQTLKEPSSQLYYPAVAAGDTL; the protein is encoded by the coding sequence GTGCGCCGTACCCGTAAGAAGCATGACGGCCACGAGAACCTCGAACGCTGGCTGCTCACCTACGCCGACTTGATCACATTACTCCTGGCCTTTTTCGTGGTTATGTACTCCATGTCGCAGATCGATGCCAAAAAATTCGGCAAGATGGCAGAGGCGCTTCAAGGTGTGCTGAAGGGTGGGGACCAGTTGGTTAAACGCCCTGCGGAAAAGAGTAAAACCGGTCACGGCGTGCTCAAGCTCGGTGACCTGAATATGATCCAAAAGCAGCTTGCGGAGCGGTTCAAGGAAGTCAACCGCCAGAACGAATTCAAAGCCGAGATCACCGAGCGCGGATTGGTGGTGCATATTATGGAGTCGGCGCTGTTCAAGGAAGCCTCCGCCAATCTCGAACTGCGTGCGGTGGAGATGCTCGACCTCATCGCGGGCAAGATCAGCGGCCTGCCCAATCATATCCGTATCGAAGGACACACCGATGACCGCCCTATCAGTACGATCCAGTATCCGTCGAACTGGGAGTTATCGTCAGCGCGGGCAACCTCAGTGGTACGGTTCTTTGTCGACGAGGGGGCGGTCAAACCGGATCAAATATCGGCGCTCGGCTATGGTGAGTACCGTCCGGTCAGACCGAACAACTCCATCGAAAACCGCGCCCAAAACCGCCGGGTGGATATCGTGATATTGACGATGGAACAGACCCTCAAAGAGCCATCATCGCAACTATACTATCCTGCCGTCGCGGCGGGTGACACCTTGTAG
- a CDS encoding flagellar motor protein: MDLATAIGLILAFGAVLGAFKLEGGELDAIFITAPILLVIGGTLGATIITTSIHTVKRVPSYLRLAFFGPSHPLTATIESIVRMAEKARREGILGLEGDLKRIHDPFYRKGVQLVIDGTEVTVLREILETEMAYVEERHKRGITFFQKAGGFAPTLGILGTVLGLVHTLGNTSDASRMAASIAAAFIATLWGVGLANLFFLPVSDKLRLRHEEEMAHLELITEGVVAIQSGDNPRNIRTRLHSFIAPQHRRGEV; encoded by the coding sequence ATGGATCTTGCAACAGCCATCGGTCTGATTCTCGCATTCGGTGCGGTCCTGGGTGCCTTCAAGTTGGAAGGGGGCGAGCTTGACGCCATTTTCATCACCGCCCCTATTCTCCTGGTGATCGGTGGCACGCTTGGGGCGACCATCATTACGACGTCTATACATACGGTGAAGAGGGTTCCAAGCTATCTCCGACTGGCTTTCTTTGGCCCGTCTCATCCTCTCACTGCGACCATCGAATCAATCGTCCGCATGGCGGAGAAGGCGCGACGCGAGGGGATTCTGGGACTCGAAGGGGATCTCAAGCGGATCCACGATCCGTTCTATCGTAAGGGGGTTCAACTGGTGATCGATGGCACGGAAGTCACGGTATTGCGGGAGATACTGGAGACCGAGATGGCGTATGTCGAGGAACGTCACAAGCGAGGTATCACGTTTTTCCAAAAAGCCGGCGGGTTTGCGCCAACATTGGGAATCTTGGGAACTGTACTCGGTCTGGTGCACACACTGGGGAACACTTCCGATGCCAGTCGCATGGCAGCTTCGATAGCTGCCGCTTTCATTGCCACGCTCTGGGGAGTGGGATTGGCCAACCTGTTTTTCCTACCGGTCTCGGACAAGCTGCGCCTTCGTCACGAGGAGGAAATGGCCCATCTCGAATTGATCACAGAGGGGGTTGTGGCGATCCAGTCCGGCGACAATCCGCGAAATATCCGGACTCGTCTCCATTCATTTATTGCTCCGCAGCACCGCCGCGGCGAGGTCTGA
- a CDS encoding sigma-54 dependent transcriptional regulator — protein MKYSVLVVDDDRLVNDYLTETLARAGYDCVSVLSGEEALVKFKARSFDIVLTDLKMKEIDGLALLDHLKRLNPEVVVVIMTAYGTVETAVKAIKRGAYDFLLKPVSPDAVEHIMSRIAELIHLKTENSLLRRDLADRFQNIIGKSKIMKEIFDLIQSVADARSTVMITGASGTGKELVARAIHYASNRREGPFVKLNCAALPESLVEAELFGYEKGAFTDAKKTNRGRFELADGGTLLLDEISEMPLNLQSKLLRVIQEREFERVGSSTTISVDVRIIATSNRNLKEFISAGLFREDLFYRLNVIPIYLPRLNDRKEDIAPLVNHFVERYNRENHKQVKGLNDAALRLFVKYHWPGNVRELENLIERAVVTSRAELLTEDDFPVELALGQMPDDMPMLKIPMKLEEGSKYLILKTLEKFNGNKTRAAEALGITTRTIRNKLAEYEDEKAT, from the coding sequence ATGAAGTATTCCGTGTTGGTCGTCGACGACGACAGACTGGTGAACGATTACCTCACCGAGACTCTGGCTCGCGCCGGGTACGACTGTGTGTCGGTACTCTCCGGTGAGGAGGCGTTGGTGAAATTCAAAGCCCGCTCTTTCGATATCGTGCTGACTGATTTGAAAATGAAGGAGATCGACGGACTGGCGCTTCTGGATCATCTCAAACGGTTGAATCCGGAAGTAGTGGTCGTGATCATGACGGCATACGGCACGGTGGAGACGGCGGTGAAGGCGATCAAACGGGGCGCCTACGATTTTCTCCTGAAGCCGGTCTCGCCGGATGCTGTCGAGCATATCATGTCCCGCATCGCCGAGTTGATCCACCTTAAGACTGAGAACAGCCTGCTTCGCAGAGATCTGGCCGACCGGTTTCAGAATATCATCGGCAAATCCAAGATCATGAAGGAGATATTCGACCTCATCCAGTCGGTGGCCGATGCCCGCTCCACCGTGATGATCACCGGGGCGTCCGGTACCGGCAAGGAGCTGGTCGCACGGGCGATCCATTATGCATCCAACCGTCGTGAGGGCCCATTCGTGAAGCTGAACTGTGCCGCATTGCCGGAATCATTGGTCGAGGCGGAGCTGTTCGGCTATGAGAAGGGGGCATTCACCGACGCTAAAAAAACTAATCGGGGCCGGTTCGAACTGGCCGATGGCGGTACGCTGCTTCTGGATGAAATCTCCGAGATGCCGCTCAATCTGCAATCGAAGCTGCTTCGGGTCATCCAGGAACGGGAGTTTGAACGCGTCGGTTCCAGCACCACTATTTCTGTCGATGTACGCATCATTGCGACCTCAAACAGGAACCTGAAGGAGTTCATCTCAGCCGGGCTGTTTCGGGAAGATCTGTTTTATCGGTTGAATGTCATTCCCATTTATTTGCCGCGACTGAACGATCGAAAGGAAGACATTGCACCGCTGGTGAACCACTTCGTCGAGCGGTACAATCGCGAGAACCACAAGCAGGTCAAAGGGCTGAACGATGCCGCGCTGCGGCTGTTCGTGAAATATCACTGGCCGGGTAACGTTCGAGAGCTGGAGAATCTCATCGAGCGTGCCGTGGTTACTTCGCGCGCCGAACTCCTGACCGAAGATGATTTTCCCGTCGAGCTGGCGCTCGGACAGATGCCCGATGACATGCCGATGTTGAAGATTCCGATGAAGCTCGAAGAGGGGAGCAAATATCTGATTCTCAAGACCTTGGAGAAGTTCAACGGCAACAAGACCAGGGCCGCCGAGGCGCTCGGTATCACCACCCGCACCATCCGCAACAAACTGGCCGAATACGAAGACGAGAAAGCCACGTAG